A genomic region of Nitrospirota bacterium contains the following coding sequences:
- a CDS encoding type II secretion system F family protein — MATYTFRAVDQDANILSGQFQAQDETDLERKLNMQGLTLIEAVKAGFFTAEKGGRVRFTLQNLVDFSYFLRLIISSGMPITGGLGDLMKNQENRRLAEAATLIHDKLEAGMSLSDAMQEHPALFPDYYTQMIAAGEASGSLEKVLKDLMSYIEWQINFRKTVRSALIYPVMVLSAVILLIGVLFTFVFPRLVGILVGLRVELPLATRIVITTANFVNHYFPLIVLSAAAAFVLFKLWLRTYEGRRKFDTFLLALPLVGTLIRKINLSRYCKTLATLHGAGLNIKKTFTIASAVVQNTVLSEAMAQVTESIMNGKSIAQSMQETGAFPSLVVDLVSIGEKSGNLESAVQRASDMFDKEVPETLKKVFSLFEPLIIVLLGALVLVVLLSIFLPIYKVVGGIRVR; from the coding sequence ATGGCGACCTACACCTTCAGGGCCGTGGACCAGGACGCGAACATCCTGAGCGGACAGTTCCAGGCGCAGGACGAGACGGACCTCGAGCGCAAGCTCAACATGCAGGGGCTGACGCTCATCGAGGCCGTGAAGGCCGGCTTCTTCACGGCCGAGAAGGGCGGACGGGTCCGGTTCACGCTCCAGAACCTGGTCGACTTCAGCTACTTCCTCCGGCTGATCATCTCCTCCGGCATGCCGATCACGGGCGGCCTGGGCGACCTGATGAAGAACCAGGAGAACCGGAGGCTGGCTGAGGCGGCCACGCTGATCCATGACAAGCTGGAGGCCGGCATGTCGCTCTCCGACGCCATGCAGGAGCATCCGGCCCTGTTTCCCGACTATTACACCCAGATGATCGCCGCGGGCGAGGCCTCGGGAAGCCTGGAGAAGGTGCTGAAGGACCTGATGAGCTACATCGAATGGCAGATCAATTTTCGCAAAACGGTGCGCTCCGCCCTCATCTACCCCGTCATGGTGCTGAGCGCGGTCATCCTGCTCATCGGCGTCCTGTTCACCTTCGTGTTCCCGCGGCTGGTCGGCATCCTGGTCGGGCTGAGGGTGGAACTGCCGCTCGCTACCCGGATCGTGATCACCACGGCGAACTTCGTCAACCACTACTTTCCGCTGATCGTGCTTTCGGCCGCCGCCGCGTTCGTCCTGTTCAAGCTGTGGCTCAGGACCTATGAAGGGCGGAGGAAGTTCGATACCTTCCTGCTCGCGCTGCCGCTGGTCGGCACGCTCATCCGGAAGATCAACCTCTCGCGGTACTGCAAGACGCTGGCGACCCTCCACGGCGCCGGGCTCAATATCAAGAAGACCTTCACCATCGCCTCCGCGGTCGTCCAGAACACGGTGCTGTCCGAGGCAATGGCGCAGGTGACGGAATCGATCATGAACGGCAAGAGCATCGCCCAGTCCATGCAGGAAACGGGCGCCTTCCCGTCGCTCGTCGTCGACCTGGTCTCGATCGGCGAAAAGAGCGGGAACCTCGAAAGCGCCGTCCAGCGGGCGAGCGACATGTTCGACAAGGAAGTGCCCGAAACGCTCAAAAAGGTGTTCAGCCTGTTCGAGCCGCTGATCATCGTGCTGCTCGGCGCTCTGGTGCTCGTCGTGCTGCTTTCGATCTTTCTTCCTATCTATAAGGTCGTGGGAGGCATCAGGGTCCGGTGA
- a CDS encoding prepilin-type N-terminal cleavage/methylation domain-containing protein has protein sequence MRSPYEKGFTLIEVIVVVAIVAIMTGVMVPMVYRIWENNDAEATRDRMRTLKVALVGDSRMVQNGVRTSYGYVGDVGQLPANLDALIVDDGFPNWHGPYVPAGYDPSNYAKDAWGRAIEYTTTPDGLGRRVTASLRSYGPDGAAATGDDIVDTDLQVYQAEVTPAIAIQGNVNILFASAPTLAKNYYIGVSAQYKDRTGAVLATSSICCNGALAIAANAGNTQVNYVQNFACTPANALPAGRLYVSPRLFSDINCQTGVAGTPIEIASDVNTASLFTNLQIQSVVP, from the coding sequence GTGCGATCTCCATATGAGAAGGGGTTTACGCTGATTGAGGTGATCGTCGTGGTGGCGATCGTCGCCATCATGACGGGCGTTATGGTTCCCATGGTGTACCGCATATGGGAGAACAACGACGCCGAGGCCACCCGAGACCGGATGCGTACGCTCAAGGTCGCGCTCGTGGGAGACAGCCGCATGGTCCAGAACGGCGTCAGGACCAGCTACGGGTACGTAGGCGACGTGGGGCAATTGCCGGCAAACCTCGACGCACTCATCGTCGACGACGGCTTCCCGAACTGGCACGGACCCTACGTGCCCGCCGGGTACGATCCCTCGAACTACGCCAAGGACGCCTGGGGCAGGGCGATCGAATATACAACGACGCCCGACGGCCTCGGCAGAAGGGTCACCGCGTCGCTCCGAAGCTACGGCCCGGACGGGGCGGCAGCCACCGGGGACGATATCGTTGACACGGACCTCCAGGTCTATCAGGCCGAGGTCACGCCGGCCATCGCGATCCAGGGCAATGTGAACATCCTGTTTGCGTCAGCCCCCACGCTGGCGAAGAATTATTACATCGGCGTCAGCGCCCAGTATAAGGACAGGACCGGCGCCGTGCTTGCCACCAGCAGTATCTGCTGCAACGGCGCACTGGCGATCGCCGCGAACGCGGGCAATACGCAGGTGAACTACGTGCAGAACTTTGCCTGTACACCGGCGAATGCGCTTCCCGCCGGGAGGCTGTATGTATCTCCGCGGCTGTTCTCCGACATCAACTGTCAGACGGGAGTCGCCGGAACGCCGATCGAGATAGCCTCGGATGTGAACACCGCTTCCTTGTTCACGAACCTGCAGATCCAGTCTGTTGTTCCGTGA
- the pilO gene encoding type 4a pilus biogenesis protein PilO — MTKPMNILLAACLIASLGAALVYGAKRLGQIRELRAQTAALHSAEWKKGGEGEQDLLKRKFPAKADVSSFVEGLYTVAQRSGLQNVEISTVNDAQKKSVKKSAGDVAALTAWPIRISFEGRYRAVADYIRAVQGIERFKRLILLEMKPGKNAIKTNMIIEIMSLEVADAA; from the coding sequence ATGACCAAGCCGATGAATATCCTGCTTGCCGCCTGCCTTATCGCGTCCCTGGGTGCAGCGCTCGTCTACGGCGCGAAGCGGCTGGGCCAGATCCGGGAACTGCGCGCACAGACGGCGGCGCTGCACAGCGCCGAGTGGAAGAAGGGCGGAGAAGGGGAGCAGGACCTGCTGAAGAGGAAATTCCCGGCGAAGGCCGATGTCTCGTCCTTTGTCGAAGGACTGTACACCGTCGCCCAGAGGTCGGGGCTTCAGAACGTCGAGATATCGACCGTGAACGATGCGCAGAAAAAATCCGTCAAGAAGAGCGCAGGCGACGTGGCAGCCCTCACGGCCTGGCCGATCCGGATATCTTTCGAAGGCAGGTACCGGGCGGTCGCCGACTATATCAGGGCGGTCCAGGGCATCGAGCGCTTCAAACGCCTCATCCTGCTCGAGATGAAGCCGGGCAAGAATGCGATCAAGACGAACATGATCATCGAGATCATGTCGCTCGAGGTGGCCGATGCTGCGTAA
- a CDS encoding DUF401 family protein: MTDLLRIGLSFAVIVLMLRLRWNFGLVMLGSAAFLGTLYGIGPLQQLGVAFRSSIDPVTINLVTGLVLIMALENIIRKRGVLRRMMEAVVNVARDRRIAMAVLPGVIGLLPSAGGAAFSAPMVQEAAADADIPPEHKAFINYWFRHIWEYICPLYPGVVLAAAVTKIPINRFLLSQLPLPLAVVGVGAFLAFRGVRTGQVPGKRDRNEVRALFMTLLPITAAVALVVVFKLPLAIAMISVVTVMFLYFRYTPREVLTTIRESLSLNIVLMTMGIMTFKGMLEASGAIEALPVFFRQSGMPSGLVLFTLPFTVGLLTGLTVGFVGATFPIIMAMTGGHPEPGAVTFAFASGFAGVMLSPTHLCLALTLRYFKADMAQTYRLMYLPIGLVFCAGLVRLWL; this comes from the coding sequence ATGACGGACCTGCTCAGGATCGGGCTTTCCTTCGCCGTTATCGTGCTCATGCTTCGCCTGCGCTGGAACTTCGGCCTCGTGATGCTCGGGTCCGCGGCCTTCCTCGGCACGCTTTACGGCATCGGCCCCCTGCAGCAGCTCGGGGTAGCGTTCCGGTCGAGCATCGATCCGGTCACGATCAACCTCGTGACCGGGCTGGTGCTGATCATGGCGCTCGAGAACATCATCCGCAAGCGCGGCGTGCTCAGGCGCATGATGGAGGCCGTCGTGAACGTGGCCCGGGACCGGCGCATCGCCATGGCCGTACTGCCCGGCGTGATCGGGCTGCTGCCGTCCGCCGGCGGGGCGGCGTTCTCGGCCCCCATGGTGCAGGAAGCCGCGGCCGACGCGGACATCCCTCCGGAGCACAAGGCCTTCATCAACTACTGGTTCCGCCACATCTGGGAGTACATCTGCCCGCTGTACCCGGGCGTGGTGCTCGCCGCGGCGGTTACCAAGATCCCCATCAACCGGTTCCTGCTGTCCCAGCTGCCGCTTCCCCTCGCGGTTGTTGGCGTGGGCGCCTTCCTCGCGTTCCGGGGCGTCAGGACCGGACAGGTTCCGGGGAAGCGGGACCGGAACGAGGTCCGCGCCCTCTTCATGACCCTGCTCCCGATCACGGCCGCCGTGGCGCTCGTCGTGGTGTTCAAGCTGCCGCTCGCGATCGCCATGATCAGCGTCGTGACGGTCATGTTCCTTTACTTCCGGTACACGCCGCGGGAAGTGCTGACCACGATCCGCGAGAGTCTGTCCCTCAACATCGTGCTCATGACCATGGGCATCATGACGTTCAAGGGCATGCTCGAGGCCAGCGGGGCCATCGAGGCCCTGCCGGTGTTCTTCCGGCAGAGCGGGATGCCGTCGGGCCTCGTCCTCTTCACCCTCCCCTTTACCGTGGGCCTGCTCACGGGTCTGACCGTGGGGTTCGTGGGAGCCACGTTCCCGATCATCATGGCGATGACCGGAGGTCACCCCGAACCCGGCGCGGTCACCTTCGCCTTTGCCAGCGGATTTGCCGGCGTGATGCTGTCGCCCACGCACCTCTGCCTCGCCCTGACGCTCCGGTATTTCAAGGCCGATATGGCGCAAACCTACCGACTGATGTACCTTCCGATCGGACTGGTGTTTTGCGCGGGACTCGTACGGTTGTGGCTCTGA
- a CDS encoding energy transducer TonB: protein MPRHLHFTKFVILSFALHALMIAVAFSLIRPDLTPLPISIPVNIVNLPGEIVKKLPPVQRPAPPVPVPPVPPPPPAVPRIPQQVVPDKPYPRGPVPMPDKFGSDNDVALPKTGGARRTGIPGGAEEGKEKGGTTMEETHKQGGPLPFLSQNDIDELARRGMPEQKPGEDSVTLDTDEFKFMSYNRWLKIKVESVLKYPELAAISGYQGTLFIRFDIMQDGSLGDFEVLKSSGYKILDDEAERAIRASAPFQPLPKEWRRDRYSIRAAVIFYLGSGYIR from the coding sequence ATGCCACGGCATTTACATTTCACGAAGTTCGTCATCCTCTCCTTCGCACTCCATGCGCTCATGATCGCCGTGGCCTTTTCCCTGATCAGGCCCGATTTGACGCCCCTGCCCATCTCCATCCCGGTCAACATCGTGAACCTGCCGGGGGAGATCGTGAAGAAGCTGCCGCCCGTGCAGCGGCCTGCTCCGCCAGTCCCTGTTCCTCCTGTCCCCCCTCCTCCCCCTGCGGTGCCCAGGATCCCGCAGCAGGTCGTCCCCGACAAGCCGTATCCCCGGGGCCCCGTTCCGATGCCGGATAAATTCGGATCGGACAACGACGTAGCGCTTCCCAAAACCGGCGGTGCTCGGCGGACCGGCATTCCCGGCGGAGCCGAGGAGGGGAAAGAGAAGGGCGGGACGACCATGGAGGAGACGCACAAGCAGGGCGGCCCGCTCCCTTTCCTGAGCCAGAACGATATCGACGAGCTCGCGCGCCGGGGCATGCCGGAGCAAAAGCCGGGCGAAGATTCGGTCACGCTCGATACCGACGAGTTCAAGTTCATGTCCTACAACCGCTGGCTCAAGATCAAGGTCGAGAGCGTGCTGAAGTATCCCGAACTCGCGGCCATCTCGGGCTACCAGGGCACCCTGTTCATCAGGTTCGACATCATGCAGGACGGCTCGCTCGGCGACTTCGAGGTCCTGAAGTCTTCGGGCTACAAGATCCTCGACGACGAGGCGGAACGCGCGATCCGCGCGTCCGCCCCGTTCCAGCCGCTCCCGAAGGAATGGCGCAGGGACCGCTACTCGATCCGGGCCGCCGTCATCTTCTATCTCGGCTCGGGGTACATCCGATGA